The genomic stretch CCTTCGCCTTAAATAAGCTAGCGAGTAAACTCACTAGCTGGCTTCGGCTCGCTTGTTTAGTATAATATATCTCATTATTGTTATGTTCGCCTTCGCCTTAAATAAGCTAGCGAGTAAACTCACTAGCTGGCTTCGGCTCGCTTGTTTAGTATAATATATACCTCATATATTTACAAACGCCCACAAGTTTTTTATTTATTTATTTTTACTATAAAAAACTTGCTCACTTTAAGCATCTGGCAAGTTTACTTGCCAGATGTTCACAAGTTTTTTACTTCTTCTACACTCAAGCCTGTATTCTCACTAATTATTTTTATATCTATGCCTGATTTTTTTAAATTTCTAGCTATAGATATTTGCTGTTCTTTTTTACCTTTTTCTATACCTTCTTCAATACCTTTTACACGCTCTTCATTAAGCATTAAGATATTAAAGTAATCTCTTTCATAATTACTATAACCATTATATAAATCATTGCTATTAACAAATTTATAATATTCATCATATACTTCTTTCATTATAGGATTTTTTTTCACTAGAACTTTCATTATATCCTCCAATTTATTTTTTGAACTTAAAAATTTAAACCAATCTGATAACCCATCATATAAAATATTATCATTTTTAAACTTTTTCAGTTCTAAAAAATGAATCTCTAAATGATTAGTCAATATATGATTAGTTTCCAATTCTTTTATGAAGTAGCAGCTATGTGCTTTATCCGAATCTTTTATTAAATTAAAATCTAAAATATTAATACTTATAACAGGCATCAAATCAGAATATAGATCTTTAGATTTTAAATTTGAAAAATAGTTTTTAGCCCAATAGTATAAACTTCTATATATAAAAGATTGATTACCTATTCTTTGTATCTCTATTAAAATAGTATCTCCAGATTTTGTTTTTCCCTTTACATCTGTTATAGATTCTTTGTCATTTATACTTTCTTTTAAGTTAAAAGAATTTAATACTTCTATACTTTCAAAAGGTTCTTGATTAGCATCTATTCTCACAGAATTAATCAAATTTTTTAAAATATGCTCATGTCCTTTTTGAGCAAACATATAACGCATAAAATAATCATTTAAAACATTAAAATCTTTATTAATTTTCATAGTTCAATTCATAAAAAATATTAAAACCATTTACTATTATTATCAACCATAAACTTTATGCACTCCTCTTAGAGCCTGCCATATAAAGACCAAGTTCATTAATAGTTAAATCTTTATTAAGAACATTAGCTACTATCTCACCTTCATATATAACCAATATTCTATCGCTTAAATTCATAACCTCATCAAGCTCTAATGAAACAAGTAAAACAGCCTTTCCATTATCTCTTTGTGATATTAATTCTTTATGTATATACTCTATAGCACCAACATCAAGCCCCCTTGTAGGCTGAACTGCTATAAGTAAATCAGGATTTCTGTCTATCTCTCTCGCTATAATTACCTTCTGCTGATTTCCTCCGGACATACTTCTTGCTATAGTTTTAGAGCCTTCAGCACTTCTTATATCAAACCTTTTTATAAGCCCATCAGCATAATTATCTATTTCTTTAAACTTCAAAAATCCGTTTTTTTGAAATCTATCTGTAAAATATGTTTGAAGTATAGTATTTTCTGCTAGAG from Brachyspira murdochii DSM 12563 encodes the following:
- a CDS encoding Rpn family recombination-promoting nuclease/putative transposase, which codes for MKINKDFNVLNDYFMRYMFAQKGHEHILKNLINSVRIDANQEPFESIEVLNSFNLKESINDKESITDVKGKTKSGDTILIEIQRIGNQSFIYRSLYYWAKNYFSNLKSKDLYSDLMPVISINILDFNLIKDSDKAHSCYFIKELETNHILTNHLEIHFLELKKFKNDNILYDGLSDWFKFLSSKNKLEDIMKVLVKKNPIMKEVYDEYYKFVNSNDLYNGYSNYERDYFNILMLNEERVKGIEEGIEKGKKEQQISIARNLKKSGIDIKIISENTGLSVEEVKNL